From the genome of Vibrio porteresiae DSM 19223, one region includes:
- the cysN gene encoding sulfate adenylyltransferase subunit CysN gives MNNAVQAQLAELGIEGYLNQHQHKSLLRFLTCGSVDDGKSTLIGRLLHDSKQIYEDQLAAVRSDSQRVGTTGDRPDLALLVDGLQAEREQGITIDVAYRYFSTKKRKFIIADTPGHEQYTRNMATGASTCDVAVILIDGRKGVLDQTRRHSFISNLLGIKHFVVAVNKMDLVDYAQNRFEEIKQQYLEFSEHLRGSTDIKIIPISALEGDNVVDRSAHMSWYEGPTLLELLEDVNVDEPKGNEEFRFPVQYVNRPNLDFRGFAGTISSGTVAVGDKIKVLPSGKESTVARIVTFDGDLPSAQAGLAITLTLADEIDISRGDLIVHQNAEVAQTNHLLADVVWMTDKPLEANRDYDIKIAGKKTVGHIESVRYQYDINTLDTFSASSLPLNGIGLCEWAFNETVALDQYLDCADTGGFIIIDRLTNVTVGAGMVRESLHKVAVDAGQFSAFELELNALVRKHFPHWGAKDLSQLIK, from the coding sequence ATGAATAATGCAGTTCAAGCTCAACTTGCTGAGCTAGGTATTGAAGGTTACCTCAATCAACACCAACACAAATCATTACTGCGCTTCCTAACCTGCGGATCCGTAGATGATGGTAAAAGTACACTGATTGGTCGTTTGCTTCATGACTCAAAACAGATTTATGAAGATCAACTTGCCGCAGTGCGTTCAGATAGCCAACGTGTCGGGACTACCGGCGATCGTCCTGACCTTGCTTTGCTGGTGGATGGTCTACAAGCTGAACGTGAGCAGGGCATTACGATTGATGTGGCTTACCGTTACTTCTCAACTAAAAAACGTAAGTTCATCATTGCGGATACCCCAGGACACGAGCAATACACTCGCAACATGGCAACAGGTGCATCAACGTGTGATGTCGCTGTTATTTTGATCGATGGTCGTAAAGGCGTTTTGGATCAGACTCGTCGTCACTCATTTATCTCTAATCTTCTTGGGATCAAGCACTTCGTGGTTGCGGTCAATAAGATGGATCTTGTCGATTATGCACAAAACCGTTTTGAAGAGATCAAACAACAGTACCTTGAGTTCTCAGAGCATCTCCGTGGATCGACTGATATTAAGATCATTCCGATTTCTGCATTAGAAGGGGACAACGTTGTAGATCGCAGTGCCCATATGAGTTGGTACGAAGGTCCTACACTGCTTGAACTCCTTGAAGATGTGAATGTCGATGAACCAAAAGGCAATGAAGAATTCCGCTTCCCTGTCCAATATGTGAATCGTCCTAACCTCGATTTTCGTGGTTTTGCTGGCACTATCTCGTCAGGCACAGTTGCGGTTGGCGACAAGATCAAAGTGCTTCCATCAGGTAAAGAATCAACCGTTGCCCGTATTGTGACCTTTGATGGTGACTTGCCAAGTGCTCAAGCCGGATTAGCTATCACTCTGACATTGGCCGACGAAATTGATATCAGTCGCGGTGACTTAATTGTCCATCAGAATGCCGAAGTGGCTCAGACTAACCACCTGCTTGCGGATGTGGTGTGGATGACGGATAAACCACTGGAAGCGAACCGTGATTACGACATTAAGATTGCAGGTAAGAAGACAGTAGGTCATATCGAATCTGTACGTTACCAGTACGATATCAATACATTAGATACATTCTCAGCCAGTTCATTACCGCTTAATGGCATTGGTCTTTGTGAATGGGCATTTAATGAAACCGTCGCACTCGACCAGTACTTAGATTGTGCTGATACCGGTGGCTTTATCATCATTGACCGTTTAACCAATGTCACTGTTGGTGCAGGTATGGTGCGTGAAAGTCTGCATAAAGTAGCGGTAGATGCAGGTCAGTTTAGTGCTTTTGAGTTGGAACTAAACGCCTTGGTTCGTAAGCATTTCCCTCATTGGGGTGCAAAAGATCTTAGTCAATTGATTAAGTAA